One part of the Marinobacterium rhizophilum genome encodes these proteins:
- a CDS encoding MFS transporter, whose protein sequence is MNTLLRLFLPFALGYFLSYLFRVISAVVAPALTADLQLDAATLGLISSSYFLTFAACQIPLGVLLDRIEVRKLAAVLLLFAATGSLVFALADSALGLLVGRGLIGIGVSACLMAAFKAYVIWLPAARLPLVNGLQLACGGLGALAATSPVEWLLGITDWRGLFLGMALLCLLASLLLWLLVPKRPGVPAAVSEAVAKLSVIQVMLDPRFYRVAPASVLSQASFIALQSLWVGAWLRDVMGLSDAAAADVLFVCAAGMVAGFLLMGLIADRVQHLGLAPRQLSLGGIAAFVCLLVLLQFDSGTPSLLLWGLLGFFGTSGTLMFAGLAQQFPPSQSGRVSTSLNLGIFVGAFVMQWGLGGIVQLWPASATGQYPAMAYRVAFGVACLVPATGLLWYALCTRRPQPDSPNAAST, encoded by the coding sequence ATGAACACACTGCTGCGACTGTTCCTGCCTTTCGCCCTGGGCTATTTCCTGTCCTACCTGTTCCGCGTGATCAGCGCGGTGGTGGCGCCGGCGCTCACCGCGGATCTGCAGCTGGATGCCGCCACCCTGGGGCTGATATCCAGCAGCTACTTTCTCACTTTCGCCGCCTGCCAGATTCCCCTGGGCGTGCTGCTCGATCGCATCGAGGTGCGCAAGCTTGCCGCCGTCCTGCTGCTGTTTGCTGCCACCGGCAGCCTGGTGTTCGCCCTGGCCGATTCGGCCCTGGGACTGCTGGTGGGGCGGGGGCTGATCGGCATCGGTGTGTCGGCCTGCCTGATGGCGGCGTTCAAGGCCTATGTCATCTGGCTGCCGGCGGCCCGTCTGCCGCTGGTGAACGGTCTGCAGCTGGCCTGTGGCGGGCTCGGCGCCCTGGCGGCGACCTCTCCGGTGGAATGGCTGCTGGGCATCACCGACTGGCGCGGCCTCTTTCTCGGCATGGCACTGCTGTGCCTGCTGGCTTCGCTGCTGCTTTGGTTGCTGGTCCCCAAAAGGCCGGGCGTCCCCGCGGCCGTCAGCGAGGCCGTGGCGAAACTCTCGGTGATACAGGTCATGCTCGACCCACGCTTTTACCGCGTTGCGCCGGCCAGCGTACTGTCCCAGGCCAGTTTTATCGCCCTGCAGTCACTCTGGGTCGGCGCCTGGCTACGGGATGTGATGGGGCTGTCCGACGCCGCTGCCGCCGATGTGCTGTTCGTCTGCGCCGCCGGGATGGTGGCCGGTTTCCTGCTGATGGGGCTGATCGCCGACCGCGTGCAGCACCTGGGCCTGGCCCCGCGCCAGCTGAGCCTGGGCGGCATTGCTGCTTTTGTCTGCCTGCTGGTACTGTTGCAATTCGACAGCGGCACCCCCAGCCTGCTGCTGTGGGGGCTGCTGGGTTTTTTCGGCACTTCGGGCACGCTGATGTTCGCCGGCCTGGCCCAGCAGTTCCCGCCCAGCCAGAGCGGCCGGGTCAGCACCAGCCTGAACCTGGGGATCTTCGTCGGCGCCTTTGTGATGCAGTGGGGCCTGGGCGGCATTGTGCAGCTGTGGCCCGCCAGCGCTACCGGCCAGTATCCGGCCATGGCCTACCGGGTCGCCTTCGGCGTTGCCTGCCTGGTCCCGGCGACGGGACTGCTCTGGTACGCCCTGTGCACCAGGCGCCCTCAGCCCGACAGCCCGAACGCCGCCAGTACCTGA
- the nhaD gene encoding sodium:proton antiporter NhaD, translating into MGSSNGQKPRLSASCATLFSPRTATPARYPIAGLSIVLCLCGLLGTAPALAATSAQGTVPDLTTSLYGVVAILIFVLAYIFVIGEEFFLLRKSKPMIVAAGLIWLLTGIAYAVHGDTETAGPALQHNILEYAEMFLFLLAAMTFVTTLEERQVFGALRTWLIVRQFSLRQVYWITGALAFVLSPVADNLSTALLMGAVVLAVGNGNRQFVTVGSINIVIAANAGGAFSPFGDITTLMVWQEGLVPFSEFGHLFLPSLVNWLVPALLMYRAVEQSPPASNLHANVQMRQGALPIIGIFLGTIVCSVLINSRLNMSPALGMMTGLGVLKLYGYRLARREPALRDTGHLSQYQAENITDMEPTQGDHTDVVRRFDIFHVVERASWDTLMFFYGVVLAVGGLAQLGYLSLASEHVYGTLGPTLANIAVGVLSAVIDNIPVMLAVLRMAPEMNMDQWLLVTLTAGVGGSLLSIGSAAGIALMGQAHGVYTFMSHLRWAWAIALGYALSVLCHLWLSGI; encoded by the coding sequence ATGGGATCGAGCAACGGACAGAAACCCAGACTTTCAGCCTCCTGCGCCACTCTCTTTTCCCCTCGGACCGCGACACCGGCCCGCTACCCGATCGCCGGGCTTTCCATTGTATTGTGCCTGTGCGGCCTGCTGGGCACCGCACCGGCGCTGGCCGCCACCAGCGCCCAGGGCACGGTCCCGGACCTGACCACCAGCCTCTACGGTGTAGTGGCCATCCTGATTTTCGTGCTGGCCTACATCTTCGTCATCGGCGAAGAGTTTTTCCTGTTGCGCAAATCCAAACCCATGATCGTCGCCGCCGGCCTGATCTGGCTGCTCACCGGTATCGCCTATGCCGTGCACGGCGATACCGAAACCGCCGGGCCCGCGCTGCAGCACAACATCCTCGAATACGCCGAAATGTTCCTCTTCCTGCTGGCAGCCATGACCTTTGTCACCACCCTGGAGGAACGCCAGGTCTTCGGGGCTCTGCGCACCTGGCTGATTGTGCGCCAGTTCAGCCTGCGCCAGGTGTACTGGATTACCGGCGCCCTGGCCTTCGTGCTCTCGCCGGTGGCCGACAACCTGTCCACCGCCCTGCTGATGGGGGCCGTGGTGCTGGCGGTGGGCAACGGCAACCGCCAGTTTGTTACCGTGGGCAGCATCAATATCGTGATTGCCGCCAATGCCGGCGGCGCCTTCAGCCCCTTCGGCGATATCACCACCCTGATGGTGTGGCAGGAAGGCCTCGTGCCCTTCTCCGAGTTTGGCCACCTGTTCCTGCCCTCGCTGGTCAACTGGCTGGTGCCGGCCCTGCTGATGTACCGGGCCGTCGAGCAGTCGCCGCCGGCATCGAACCTGCACGCTAACGTACAGATGCGTCAGGGCGCCCTGCCCATCATCGGCATTTTCCTGGGCACCATTGTCTGCTCGGTCCTGATCAACAGCCGCCTCAACATGAGCCCGGCGCTGGGCATGATGACCGGCCTTGGCGTACTGAAACTCTACGGTTACCGGCTGGCCCGGCGGGAACCTGCCCTGCGCGACACCGGCCACCTGAGCCAATACCAGGCGGAAAACATCACCGACATGGAGCCCACCCAGGGCGACCACACCGACGTGGTACGGCGGTTCGATATCTTCCATGTGGTGGAACGCGCATCCTGGGATACCCTGATGTTTTTTTACGGAGTGGTGCTGGCGGTGGGCGGGCTGGCGCAGCTGGGCTACCTGAGCCTGGCCTCGGAGCATGTCTATGGCACCCTGGGCCCCACCCTGGCCAATATCGCCGTCGGCGTACTGTCGGCGGTTATCGACAATATTCCCGTCATGCTGGCGGTACTGCGCATGGCGCCGGAAATGAACATGGACCAGTGGCTGCTGGTGACCCTCACCGCCGGCGTGGGCGGCTCGCTGCTCTCCATCGGTTCGGCGGCCGGCATCGCCCTGATGGGCCAGGCCCACGGTGTTTACACCTTCATGAGTCACCTGCGCTGGGCCTGGGCCATCGCCCTGGGCTATGCCCTGAGCGTACTCTGTCACCTCTGGCTAAGCGGAATCTGA